One region of Myxococcus fulvus genomic DNA includes:
- a CDS encoding TetR/AcrR family transcriptional regulator, with translation MKRRDELLDAALQCFTERGVLGTGIEEIRKAAGASPSSVYHLFDGLPDLTLALLMRTFERLFSHQTERVLATTTAEDAVLALVDGHLEWVLAHPDEGRFMYQAMAMELSAGAAEVLLARKMELLGPLIHHTARFIAEDGVPVWTPLQLDVVLLGPSHEACRRYLAGAALDPAWMRSRLPRLAWRSIQAELPRAS, from the coding sequence GTGAAGCGACGCGACGAGCTGCTGGACGCGGCGTTGCAATGCTTCACGGAGCGGGGTGTCCTCGGCACGGGCATCGAGGAGATTCGCAAGGCCGCGGGGGCGAGCCCCTCCAGCGTCTACCACCTGTTCGACGGGTTGCCGGACCTGACGCTGGCGCTGCTCATGCGCACCTTCGAGCGGCTCTTCTCGCACCAGACCGAGCGCGTGCTGGCCACGACCACGGCGGAGGACGCGGTGCTCGCGCTGGTGGATGGGCACCTGGAGTGGGTCCTGGCCCATCCGGACGAGGGGCGCTTCATGTACCAGGCCATGGCGATGGAGCTGAGCGCGGGCGCCGCGGAGGTGCTGCTCGCGCGCAAGATGGAGCTGCTCGGGCCCCTCATCCATCACACGGCGCGCTTCATCGCCGAGGACGGGGTGCCCGTGTGGACGCCCCTGCAGCTGGACGTCGTGTTGCTCGGCCCCAGTCACGAGGCGTGCCGACGCTACCTGGCGGGCGCGGCGTTGGACCCGGCGTGGATGCGCTCACGGCTCCCGAGGCTCGCGTGGCGGAGCATCCAGGCCGAGCTCCCGCGCGCCTCCTGA
- a CDS encoding enoyl-CoA hydratase/isomerase family protein has translation MSVLLEVDDGVATLTMNDAARRNAMTPELGIALRERVEELRGRNDVRAVLLTGAGGTFSAGGDLQMLDRLRQVPFEEARLFMLEFYSRYLCLLDLPVPTIAAVEGAAIGAGFCVALACDIVIASEDAKLALNFVQLGLHPGMGATFLVPLRAGPQRAAELLLTGRRFDGREAARLGLVLEATAADQTRARASTLARTIASNAPLATRGLKQRLGLDRAALRRALEEEARLQAESYGSADLGEGLAAAAARRPPVFHGR, from the coding sequence ATGAGCGTACTGCTGGAGGTGGACGACGGCGTCGCCACCCTCACGATGAACGATGCGGCCCGCCGCAACGCGATGACCCCCGAGCTGGGAATCGCGCTGCGCGAGCGCGTCGAGGAGCTGCGTGGACGCAATGACGTGCGCGCCGTGCTCCTCACCGGCGCGGGCGGAACGTTCTCCGCCGGCGGAGACCTCCAGATGCTGGACCGTCTGCGCCAGGTCCCCTTCGAGGAGGCCCGCCTCTTCATGCTCGAGTTCTACTCGCGCTACCTCTGTCTCCTCGACCTGCCCGTGCCGACCATCGCCGCCGTCGAAGGCGCCGCCATCGGCGCCGGCTTCTGCGTGGCCCTCGCGTGCGACATCGTCATCGCCTCCGAGGACGCGAAGCTCGCGCTCAACTTCGTCCAGCTCGGCCTGCACCCCGGCATGGGCGCCACCTTCCTCGTCCCCCTGCGCGCGGGCCCCCAGCGCGCCGCGGAGCTGCTGCTCACCGGCCGCCGCTTCGATGGCCGCGAGGCCGCCCGGCTCGGCCTCGTCCTCGAGGCCACTGCCGCGGACCAGACGCGCGCCCGGGCCTCCACGCTCGCCCGCACCATCGCGTCCAATGCGCCGCTCGCGACCCGAGGGCTCAAGCAACGGCTCGGCCTGGACCGCGCGGCCCTGCGCCGTGCGTTGGAAGAAGAGGCCCGGCTCCAGGCGGAGAGCTACGGCAGCGCGGACCTGGGCGAGGGACTCGCCGCCGCCGCGGCCCGCCGTCCCCCCGTGTTCCACGGACGCTAG
- a CDS encoding xanthine dehydrogenase family protein molybdopterin-binding subunit, whose translation MSLDPKTSAEPGVESSEHPAAASRPRPPPEPVGDVVGRSAVRPDAREKVTGRAIYTDDLQLPGMLQGALLGSPHAHARILSYDASRARALPGVRAVLTAEDLPPIDIGPVVKDQPLLARGKVRYAGEPVAAVAAVDLATARRALELIDIRYEVLPDVLDVEAALRPDAPPIHAPRDGRPPNAAAHIRLVEGDPDRMWSRCDVVIEDIYETPAQQHIYLEPCSTVADVDLDSGRLTLHTSTQSVFRVQAITAEALALPMTKVRVLAPRVGGAFGGKTESTNQPITAALARAARAPVKLTFSRTDDMTMMRSRHGARIHLRTGASKDGRILVRQARIYLDTGAYADDGPFVAAVASYFARGPYRIPHVDIECWCVYTNKLRGSAFRGFGNPQIHFASETQVDRIADALKVDPIELRISNALETGERWLGGAPVESGTLRACLERARDVAQWARRRQATEPCAPGKRRGIGVSAVAHVSGLLGSSATVRLNEDGTVGVNTGAVDIGQGSDIALAQCAAGALGLPLEHIQFSRPDTDTSPYDWATGGTRTTFTVGRAITQACEQLREQLFEQAAEVLQRPARSLELRPGGLVGVRGEPELTVSFAALAGRALYVEGGPPIASARWMFPPFQLDTRRTQVEGLPTMANGFFVFAAQVAEVEVDEVTGHVRLLEAWSVHDVGRALNPAAAEGQVIGGFVQGLGFALTEELLWKDGQLLNPSMSGYKVPGVLDVPLAIHPILLEHPAGPGPFGAKGVAEVSLVGVAPAVCNAIRHATGALVTRIPATGERVLRALLATPDTD comes from the coding sequence ATGAGCCTCGACCCGAAGACCTCGGCGGAGCCCGGCGTGGAGTCCTCGGAACATCCGGCGGCCGCATCGCGGCCCAGGCCCCCTCCCGAGCCGGTGGGTGACGTCGTGGGACGCTCCGCCGTCCGGCCGGACGCGCGTGAGAAGGTCACCGGACGCGCGATCTATACGGATGACCTCCAGCTTCCTGGGATGCTGCAGGGCGCGCTCTTGGGCAGTCCCCACGCGCACGCGCGCATCCTGTCCTACGACGCCTCGCGAGCCCGTGCGCTGCCGGGCGTGCGCGCCGTGCTCACGGCGGAGGACCTGCCACCCATCGACATCGGCCCCGTGGTGAAGGACCAACCGCTGCTCGCGAGAGGCAAGGTGCGCTACGCGGGCGAGCCCGTGGCCGCCGTGGCCGCCGTCGACCTGGCCACCGCGCGCCGGGCCCTGGAGCTCATCGACATCCGCTACGAGGTCCTCCCGGACGTCCTCGACGTGGAAGCCGCACTGCGTCCCGACGCGCCTCCCATCCACGCGCCTCGCGATGGCCGCCCGCCCAACGCCGCAGCCCACATCCGGCTCGTCGAGGGCGACCCGGACCGCATGTGGTCCCGCTGCGACGTCGTCATCGAGGACATCTACGAGACACCCGCGCAACAGCACATCTACCTGGAGCCCTGCTCCACCGTCGCCGACGTGGACCTGGACAGCGGTCGGCTCACCCTCCACACGTCCACGCAGTCGGTGTTCCGCGTCCAGGCCATCACCGCGGAGGCGCTCGCCCTCCCCATGACGAAGGTGCGCGTGCTCGCGCCTCGCGTGGGCGGCGCATTCGGAGGCAAGACGGAGTCCACCAATCAGCCCATCACCGCGGCGCTGGCCCGCGCGGCCCGGGCGCCGGTGAAGCTCACGTTCTCCCGCACGGATGACATGACGATGATGCGCTCACGCCACGGCGCGCGCATCCACCTGCGCACCGGCGCGTCGAAGGACGGACGCATCCTCGTCCGACAGGCGCGCATCTACCTGGACACGGGCGCCTACGCGGACGACGGCCCCTTCGTCGCCGCCGTCGCCAGCTACTTCGCGCGCGGGCCCTATCGCATCCCTCACGTCGACATCGAGTGCTGGTGCGTCTACACCAACAAGCTGCGCGGCTCCGCGTTCCGGGGCTTCGGCAATCCACAGATCCACTTCGCCAGCGAGACGCAGGTGGACCGCATCGCGGACGCATTGAAGGTCGACCCCATCGAGCTTCGAATCTCCAACGCACTGGAGACCGGTGAGCGGTGGCTCGGAGGCGCCCCCGTGGAGAGCGGCACGCTGCGCGCATGCCTGGAGCGCGCCCGGGATGTGGCGCAGTGGGCACGGCGCAGACAAGCCACGGAGCCGTGCGCGCCCGGCAAGCGCAGGGGCATCGGCGTCTCCGCGGTGGCGCATGTCTCCGGGTTGCTCGGCTCCAGCGCCACGGTGCGGCTGAACGAGGACGGGACGGTCGGCGTCAACACGGGCGCGGTGGACATCGGACAGGGCTCGGACATCGCGCTGGCGCAGTGCGCGGCGGGAGCGCTCGGCCTGCCGCTGGAGCACATCCAGTTCAGCCGGCCCGACACGGACACGTCACCCTATGACTGGGCCACGGGCGGCACGCGCACCACGTTCACCGTGGGCCGCGCCATCACCCAGGCCTGTGAGCAGCTCCGGGAGCAGCTCTTCGAACAAGCGGCGGAGGTCCTCCAGCGTCCCGCGCGCTCACTCGAGCTGCGGCCCGGAGGACTCGTCGGCGTGCGGGGTGAGCCGGAGCTGACGGTGTCCTTCGCGGCGCTCGCCGGGCGCGCGCTCTACGTCGAGGGCGGTCCACCCATCGCCTCCGCGCGGTGGATGTTCCCACCCTTCCAGCTCGACACGCGGCGCACGCAGGTCGAGGGCCTGCCGACCATGGCCAACGGCTTCTTCGTCTTCGCCGCGCAGGTGGCGGAGGTCGAGGTGGACGAGGTGACGGGCCACGTGCGGCTGCTCGAAGCCTGGAGCGTCCACGACGTGGGGCGGGCGCTCAACCCCGCGGCGGCGGAGGGGCAGGTCATCGGCGGCTTCGTGCAGGGGCTCGGCTTCGCGCTCACGGAGGAGCTGCTGTGGAAGGACGGGCAGCTGCTCAATCCCTCCATGAGTGGCTACAAGGTGCCGGGCGTGCTGGACGTGCCGCTCGCCATCCACCCCATCCTCCTGGAGCATCCCGCCGGTCCCGGCCCCTTCGGAGCCAAGGGCGTCGCGGAGGTGAGCCTCGTCGGCGTCGCGCCCGCCGTCTGCAACGCCATCCGCCACGCCACCGGAGCCCTGGTCACGCGAATCCCCGCCACCGGTGAACGTGTCCTCCGCGCCCTGCTCGCCACACCGGACACCGACTGA
- a CDS encoding (2Fe-2S)-binding protein — protein sequence MAEELAVRLVVNGRPHDLRVATQRTLLDVLREDLRSTGTRRGCDEGSCGACTVLVDGLPVLSCLTLAVSRQGRAITTIEGVEANGVLHPVQQALVDHGAVQCGFCMSGIVLTAKALLERNPTPSVEDVRQALGSNVCRCSGYVRVVEAIASVGRAPSAAKSHEEAR from the coding sequence ATGGCTGAGGAACTGGCGGTGAGGCTCGTCGTCAATGGACGCCCGCATGACCTCCGGGTGGCGACGCAAAGGACGCTGCTGGACGTGTTGCGCGAGGACCTCCGCTCCACGGGCACGCGGCGGGGATGTGACGAGGGGAGCTGTGGGGCATGCACCGTCCTGGTGGATGGCCTGCCCGTGTTGTCATGCCTCACGTTGGCGGTGAGCCGGCAGGGCCGGGCCATCACCACCATCGAGGGCGTGGAGGCGAACGGTGTGCTGCACCCCGTTCAGCAGGCCCTCGTGGACCACGGGGCCGTGCAATGTGGATTCTGCATGTCGGGCATCGTGCTCACGGCGAAGGCCTTGCTGGAGCGCAATCCGACCCCGTCCGTCGAGGATGTCCGGCAGGCACTCGGCAGCAATGTGTGTCGGTGCTCGGGCTATGTCCGCGTCGTCGAGGCCATCGCCTCCGTGGGCCGCGCCCCGAGTGCCGCGAAGTCTCACGAGGAGGCGCGATGA
- a CDS encoding FAD binding domain-containing protein, with product MGYTEPETVEEGLALLASVEGARCLAGGASLVAMMNQRRSAPPLLVSLQRIAELSAISASEEGVWLGAMCTHRQVAEESRLRGAMEVVRDAARQLAHPAIRNMATVGGSLGLADPATELPVALVAASALVEVAGARGRRRVPVRELLRGAFETSLARGELITRVLVPRGPAGARGQHHRYSRVDADYPILSIACVVTMEAGRCTHARVAVGSCGPVPLQRDEADQRLVGTRLEEEDITAAGALLSQAASPPDDVRGSAEYRRLLLPRLLGRALAQAREVGNG from the coding sequence ATGGGCTACACGGAACCGGAGACCGTCGAGGAAGGGCTCGCGCTGCTGGCGAGCGTCGAGGGGGCTCGGTGTCTGGCGGGAGGGGCGTCGTTGGTGGCGATGATGAACCAGCGTCGGAGCGCGCCGCCGCTCCTGGTGAGCCTGCAGCGCATCGCGGAGCTCTCGGCAATCTCAGCGTCGGAGGAAGGCGTGTGGCTGGGCGCCATGTGCACGCATCGGCAGGTGGCGGAGGAGTCACGGCTGCGGGGTGCGATGGAGGTGGTGCGTGACGCGGCCCGGCAGCTGGCCCACCCCGCCATCCGGAACATGGCCACGGTGGGAGGCTCGTTGGGGCTCGCGGACCCGGCGACGGAGCTGCCCGTGGCGCTGGTGGCCGCCTCTGCCCTGGTCGAGGTCGCGGGCGCGCGAGGACGGCGCAGGGTTCCGGTGCGTGAGCTGCTGCGTGGGGCATTCGAGACGTCGTTGGCGCGAGGAGAGCTCATCACCCGCGTGCTCGTGCCCCGAGGGCCCGCCGGAGCGCGGGGACAGCATCATCGCTACAGCCGCGTGGACGCGGACTACCCCATCCTGTCCATCGCGTGCGTGGTGACGATGGAGGCGGGTCGATGCACCCATGCGCGCGTGGCGGTGGGCTCGTGCGGGCCTGTTCCGCTCCAGCGGGATGAGGCGGACCAGCGCCTGGTGGGGACGCGGCTGGAGGAGGAGGACATCACCGCCGCGGGGGCCCTGCTCTCCCAGGCAGCGAGTCCTCCGGATGATGTCCGAGGGTCGGCGGAGTACAGGCGGTTGCTCCTACCCCGGCTGCTCGGGCGAGCGCTCGCGCAGGCGCGGGAGGTGGGCAATGGCTGA